The Erinaceus europaeus chromosome 16, mEriEur2.1, whole genome shotgun sequence genome includes a window with the following:
- the DACT1 gene encoding dapper homolog 1 isoform X1: MKPSPAGTSRELEPQAPARGEQRAAEPEGRWRDKGEADTERQRTRERQEATLAGLAELEYLRQRQELLVRGALRGSPGVVAARAGELPGDSAQRSRLEEKFLEENILLLRKQLNCLRRRDAGLLSQLQELDKQISDLRLDVEKTSEEHLETDSRPSSGFYELSDGASGSLSNSSNSVFSECLSSCHSSTCFCSPLVEATLTISDGCPKSSDLIGWLEYKEGHCEDQASGTVCHSPSTPQFNLLDVITDVNPKYQCDLVSKNGNDVYRYPSPLHAVAVQSPMFLLCLSGNPLREEEKLGSHASDIGGTSELDAVKTDNSLPSPSSLWPAPHPSSTKKMDGYILSLVQKKTHPVRTNKPRTSVNADPTKGLLRNGSICVRMTGGVSQGSSGNPKNSKLTPLPSGGVPCLDNGTFSPLKQWSKESKAEQLESKKLPPPESCLPGAAATELQNKHLTPNAKTTSQEHAWCPTTVTGESPKESSQISGAFSKESPGRVPASLQENKVVQPLKKVSQKSSLQGVATAAPPAAQSALSSSSFLVEERPALDFKSEGSSSQSLEEGLLVKAQFIPGQQQSGTRPHRATRTSAAVPRSSALKHRAQALHGPEGTLPTVREKTRAAGKKCRFPSDVDTNKKLRKAAPKGRKSVGGQAEAALPGRPAAAGHRAGSRAHGHVREAVVAKPKHKRTDSRRWRSAAEISYEEALRRARRARREHVGLYPAAVPLPYTSPYAYVASDSEYSAECESLFHSTVVDTSEDEQSNYTTNCFGDSESSVSEGEFVGESTTTSDSEESGGLIWSQFVQTLPLQTVTAPDLHNNPTKTFVKIKASHNLKKKILRFRSGSLKLMTTV; encoded by the exons ATGAAGCCGAGTCCGGCCGGGACTTCGAGGGAGCTGGAGCCGCAGGCGCCGGCCCGGGGCGAGCAGCGCGCGGCGGAGCCCGAGGGGCGCTGGCGGGACAAGGGCGAGGCGGACACGGAGCGGCAGCGCACCCGGGAGCGGCAGGAGGCCACGCTGGCCGGGCTGGCGGAGCTGGAGTACCTGCGGCAGCGCCAGGAGCTGCTGGTCCGGGGTGCCCTGCGTGGCTCCCCGGGGGTCGTCGCGGCTCGCGCGGGGGAGCTGCCCGGGGACTCGGCGCAGCGCAGCCGCCTGGAGGAGAAGTTCTTGGAGGAGAACATCTTGCTGCTGCGGAAGCAATTG AATTGTTTGAGGAGAAGAGATGCTGGTTTGTTGAGTCAGTTACAAGAACTCGACAAGCAGATAAGTGACCTGAGACTAGATGTAGAAAAGACATCTGAAGAGCACCTGGAGACAGACAGTCGTCCTAGCTCAG GGTTTTATGAACTGAGTGATGGTGCTTCAGGATCCCTTTCCAATTCTTCTAATTCAGTCTTCAGTGAGTGTTTATCCAGTTGTCATTCCAGCACCTGCTTTTGCAGTCCCTTGGTGGAGGCAACCTTGACTATTTCTGATGGTTGCCCCAAATCTTCAG ATCTCATAGGATGGTTGGAATATAAAGAAGGTCACTGTGAAGACCAGGCCTCAGGGACAGTTTGCCATTCCCCCTCCACACCACAATTTAATCTCCTTGATGTCATTACAGATGTGAACCCCAAGTACCAGTGTGATTTGGTGTCTAAAAACGGGAATGATGTATATCGATATCCAAGTCCACTTCATGCTGTGGCTGTGCAGAGCCCTATGTTTCTCCTTTGTCTGTCGGGCAACCCtctgagggaagaggagaaactTGGTAGCCATGCCAGTGACATTGGGGGGACATCTGAGCTGGATGCAGTCAAGACAGATAATTCCTTACCATCTCCAAGCAGCTTGTGGCCTGCTCCCCATCCTTCATCCACTAAGAAAATGGATGGCTACATTCTGAGCCTGGTCCAGAAGAAAACACACCCGGTAAGGACCAACAAACCAAGAACAAGTGTAAATGCAGACCCCACCAAGGGACTCCTGAGGAATGGGAGCATTTGTGTCAGAATGACAGGAGGTGTCTCACAGGGCAGTAGTGGGAACCCAAAGAATTCTAAACTGACGCCTTTGCCCTCTGGTGGAGTCCCCTGTTTGGACAATGGGACATTCTCTCCTTTGAAACAGTGGTCAAAAGAATCAAAGGCAGAACAACTGGAAAGCAAGAAGTTGCCTCCACCGGAGAGCTGTTTGCCAGGGGCAGCTGCCACTGAACTTCAGAATAAACATCTGACCCCAAATGCCAAGACAACCTCCCAGGAACATGCTTGGTGTCCTACCACTGTGACAGGAGAGTCTCCTAAAGAAAGCAGTCAGATCTCAGGTGCCTTTTCCAAAGAGAGCCCTGGGAGAGTCCCCGCCTCACTGCAAGAGAACAAAGTTGTCCAGCCACTGAAAAAGGTGTCTCAGAAAAGCAGCCTGCAGGGTGTGGCCACCGCAGCGCCCCCTGCCGCCCAGTCCGCACTGTCGTCTTCATCTTTCCTGGTGGAAGAGCGGCCTGCCCTGGATTTCAAGAGCGAGGGCTCTTCTTCGCAGAGTCTGGAAGAAGGGCTTCTGGTGAAGGCCCAGTTCATTCCCGGGCAGCAGCAGTCGGGCACCAGGCCGCACCGGGCTACCCGAACCTCCGCCGCTGTCCCCAGGAGCTCGGCCCTCAAGCACCGAGCTCAGGCTCTCCATGGGCCTGAAGGCACACTGCCCACCGTGAGGGAGAAAACCCGTGCTGCTGGCAAGAAGTGCCGGTTCCCCAGCGACGTGGATACAAATAAGAAACTCAGGAAAGCCGCTCCCAAGGGGAGGAAGAGCGTAGGCGGCCAGGCGGAGGCGGCTCTCCCTGGCCGGCCGGCCGCAGCTGGCcacagggcagggagcagggcgcACGGCCACGTGCGGGAGGCGGTGGTGGCCAAGCCCAAGCACAAGCGAACGGACTCGCGGCGGTGGCGCTCGGCCGCGGAGATTTCCTATGAGGAGGCTCTGCGGAGAGCGCGGCGAGCCCGGCGTGAACATGTGGGCCTATACCCGGCCGCCGTGCCGCTGCCCTACACCAGCCCCTACGCCTACGTGGCCAGCGACTCCGAGTACTCGGCCGAGTGCGAGTCTCTCTTCCACTCCACCGTGGTGGACACCAGCGAGGATGAGCAGAGCAACTACACCACCAACTGTTTTGGGGACAGCGAGTCCAGTGTGAGTGAGGGGGAGTTCGTGGGGGAAAGCACCACCACCAGTGACTCCGAGGAGAGCGGGGGCTTAATTTGGTCCCAGTTTGTCCAGACTCTTCCTCTCCAGACGGTCACAGCTCCAGACCTTCACAACAACCCCACGAAAACCTTTGTCAAAATTAAGGCTTCACATAACCTCAAGAAGAAAATCCTCCGCTTTCGGTCTGGCTCTTTGAAATTGATGACCACAGTTTGA
- the DACT1 gene encoding dapper homolog 1 isoform X2, producing MKPSPAGTSRELEPQAPARGEQRAAEPEGRWRDKGEADTERQRTRERQEATLAGLAELEYLRQRQELLVRGALRGSPGVVAARAGELPGDSAQRSRLEEKFLEENILLLRKQLNCLRRRDAGLLSQLQELDKQISDLRLDVEKTSEEHLETDSRPSSGFYELSDGASGSLSNSSNSVFSECLSSCHSSTCFCSPLVEATLTISDGCPKSSDVNPKYQCDLVSKNGNDVYRYPSPLHAVAVQSPMFLLCLSGNPLREEEKLGSHASDIGGTSELDAVKTDNSLPSPSSLWPAPHPSSTKKMDGYILSLVQKKTHPVRTNKPRTSVNADPTKGLLRNGSICVRMTGGVSQGSSGNPKNSKLTPLPSGGVPCLDNGTFSPLKQWSKESKAEQLESKKLPPPESCLPGAAATELQNKHLTPNAKTTSQEHAWCPTTVTGESPKESSQISGAFSKESPGRVPASLQENKVVQPLKKVSQKSSLQGVATAAPPAAQSALSSSSFLVEERPALDFKSEGSSSQSLEEGLLVKAQFIPGQQQSGTRPHRATRTSAAVPRSSALKHRAQALHGPEGTLPTVREKTRAAGKKCRFPSDVDTNKKLRKAAPKGRKSVGGQAEAALPGRPAAAGHRAGSRAHGHVREAVVAKPKHKRTDSRRWRSAAEISYEEALRRARRARREHVGLYPAAVPLPYTSPYAYVASDSEYSAECESLFHSTVVDTSEDEQSNYTTNCFGDSESSVSEGEFVGESTTTSDSEESGGLIWSQFVQTLPLQTVTAPDLHNNPTKTFVKIKASHNLKKKILRFRSGSLKLMTTV from the exons ATGAAGCCGAGTCCGGCCGGGACTTCGAGGGAGCTGGAGCCGCAGGCGCCGGCCCGGGGCGAGCAGCGCGCGGCGGAGCCCGAGGGGCGCTGGCGGGACAAGGGCGAGGCGGACACGGAGCGGCAGCGCACCCGGGAGCGGCAGGAGGCCACGCTGGCCGGGCTGGCGGAGCTGGAGTACCTGCGGCAGCGCCAGGAGCTGCTGGTCCGGGGTGCCCTGCGTGGCTCCCCGGGGGTCGTCGCGGCTCGCGCGGGGGAGCTGCCCGGGGACTCGGCGCAGCGCAGCCGCCTGGAGGAGAAGTTCTTGGAGGAGAACATCTTGCTGCTGCGGAAGCAATTG AATTGTTTGAGGAGAAGAGATGCTGGTTTGTTGAGTCAGTTACAAGAACTCGACAAGCAGATAAGTGACCTGAGACTAGATGTAGAAAAGACATCTGAAGAGCACCTGGAGACAGACAGTCGTCCTAGCTCAG GGTTTTATGAACTGAGTGATGGTGCTTCAGGATCCCTTTCCAATTCTTCTAATTCAGTCTTCAGTGAGTGTTTATCCAGTTGTCATTCCAGCACCTGCTTTTGCAGTCCCTTGGTGGAGGCAACCTTGACTATTTCTGATGGTTGCCCCAAATCTTCAG ATGTGAACCCCAAGTACCAGTGTGATTTGGTGTCTAAAAACGGGAATGATGTATATCGATATCCAAGTCCACTTCATGCTGTGGCTGTGCAGAGCCCTATGTTTCTCCTTTGTCTGTCGGGCAACCCtctgagggaagaggagaaactTGGTAGCCATGCCAGTGACATTGGGGGGACATCTGAGCTGGATGCAGTCAAGACAGATAATTCCTTACCATCTCCAAGCAGCTTGTGGCCTGCTCCCCATCCTTCATCCACTAAGAAAATGGATGGCTACATTCTGAGCCTGGTCCAGAAGAAAACACACCCGGTAAGGACCAACAAACCAAGAACAAGTGTAAATGCAGACCCCACCAAGGGACTCCTGAGGAATGGGAGCATTTGTGTCAGAATGACAGGAGGTGTCTCACAGGGCAGTAGTGGGAACCCAAAGAATTCTAAACTGACGCCTTTGCCCTCTGGTGGAGTCCCCTGTTTGGACAATGGGACATTCTCTCCTTTGAAACAGTGGTCAAAAGAATCAAAGGCAGAACAACTGGAAAGCAAGAAGTTGCCTCCACCGGAGAGCTGTTTGCCAGGGGCAGCTGCCACTGAACTTCAGAATAAACATCTGACCCCAAATGCCAAGACAACCTCCCAGGAACATGCTTGGTGTCCTACCACTGTGACAGGAGAGTCTCCTAAAGAAAGCAGTCAGATCTCAGGTGCCTTTTCCAAAGAGAGCCCTGGGAGAGTCCCCGCCTCACTGCAAGAGAACAAAGTTGTCCAGCCACTGAAAAAGGTGTCTCAGAAAAGCAGCCTGCAGGGTGTGGCCACCGCAGCGCCCCCTGCCGCCCAGTCCGCACTGTCGTCTTCATCTTTCCTGGTGGAAGAGCGGCCTGCCCTGGATTTCAAGAGCGAGGGCTCTTCTTCGCAGAGTCTGGAAGAAGGGCTTCTGGTGAAGGCCCAGTTCATTCCCGGGCAGCAGCAGTCGGGCACCAGGCCGCACCGGGCTACCCGAACCTCCGCCGCTGTCCCCAGGAGCTCGGCCCTCAAGCACCGAGCTCAGGCTCTCCATGGGCCTGAAGGCACACTGCCCACCGTGAGGGAGAAAACCCGTGCTGCTGGCAAGAAGTGCCGGTTCCCCAGCGACGTGGATACAAATAAGAAACTCAGGAAAGCCGCTCCCAAGGGGAGGAAGAGCGTAGGCGGCCAGGCGGAGGCGGCTCTCCCTGGCCGGCCGGCCGCAGCTGGCcacagggcagggagcagggcgcACGGCCACGTGCGGGAGGCGGTGGTGGCCAAGCCCAAGCACAAGCGAACGGACTCGCGGCGGTGGCGCTCGGCCGCGGAGATTTCCTATGAGGAGGCTCTGCGGAGAGCGCGGCGAGCCCGGCGTGAACATGTGGGCCTATACCCGGCCGCCGTGCCGCTGCCCTACACCAGCCCCTACGCCTACGTGGCCAGCGACTCCGAGTACTCGGCCGAGTGCGAGTCTCTCTTCCACTCCACCGTGGTGGACACCAGCGAGGATGAGCAGAGCAACTACACCACCAACTGTTTTGGGGACAGCGAGTCCAGTGTGAGTGAGGGGGAGTTCGTGGGGGAAAGCACCACCACCAGTGACTCCGAGGAGAGCGGGGGCTTAATTTGGTCCCAGTTTGTCCAGACTCTTCCTCTCCAGACGGTCACAGCTCCAGACCTTCACAACAACCCCACGAAAACCTTTGTCAAAATTAAGGCTTCACATAACCTCAAGAAGAAAATCCTCCGCTTTCGGTCTGGCTCTTTGAAATTGATGACCACAGTTTGA
- the DACT1 gene encoding dapper homolog 1 isoform X4 yields MKPSPAGTSRELEPQAPARGEQRAAEPEGRWRDKGEADTERQRTRERQEATLAGLAELEYLRQRQELLVRGALRGSPGVVAARAGELPGDSAQRSRLEEKFLEENILLLRKQLNCLRRRDAGLLSQLQELDKQISDLRLDVEKTSEEHLETDSRPSSDVNPKYQCDLVSKNGNDVYRYPSPLHAVAVQSPMFLLCLSGNPLREEEKLGSHASDIGGTSELDAVKTDNSLPSPSSLWPAPHPSSTKKMDGYILSLVQKKTHPVRTNKPRTSVNADPTKGLLRNGSICVRMTGGVSQGSSGNPKNSKLTPLPSGGVPCLDNGTFSPLKQWSKESKAEQLESKKLPPPESCLPGAAATELQNKHLTPNAKTTSQEHAWCPTTVTGESPKESSQISGAFSKESPGRVPASLQENKVVQPLKKVSQKSSLQGVATAAPPAAQSALSSSSFLVEERPALDFKSEGSSSQSLEEGLLVKAQFIPGQQQSGTRPHRATRTSAAVPRSSALKHRAQALHGPEGTLPTVREKTRAAGKKCRFPSDVDTNKKLRKAAPKGRKSVGGQAEAALPGRPAAAGHRAGSRAHGHVREAVVAKPKHKRTDSRRWRSAAEISYEEALRRARRARREHVGLYPAAVPLPYTSPYAYVASDSEYSAECESLFHSTVVDTSEDEQSNYTTNCFGDSESSVSEGEFVGESTTTSDSEESGGLIWSQFVQTLPLQTVTAPDLHNNPTKTFVKIKASHNLKKKILRFRSGSLKLMTTV; encoded by the exons ATGAAGCCGAGTCCGGCCGGGACTTCGAGGGAGCTGGAGCCGCAGGCGCCGGCCCGGGGCGAGCAGCGCGCGGCGGAGCCCGAGGGGCGCTGGCGGGACAAGGGCGAGGCGGACACGGAGCGGCAGCGCACCCGGGAGCGGCAGGAGGCCACGCTGGCCGGGCTGGCGGAGCTGGAGTACCTGCGGCAGCGCCAGGAGCTGCTGGTCCGGGGTGCCCTGCGTGGCTCCCCGGGGGTCGTCGCGGCTCGCGCGGGGGAGCTGCCCGGGGACTCGGCGCAGCGCAGCCGCCTGGAGGAGAAGTTCTTGGAGGAGAACATCTTGCTGCTGCGGAAGCAATTG AATTGTTTGAGGAGAAGAGATGCTGGTTTGTTGAGTCAGTTACAAGAACTCGACAAGCAGATAAGTGACCTGAGACTAGATGTAGAAAAGACATCTGAAGAGCACCTGGAGACAGACAGTCGTCCTAGCTCAG ATGTGAACCCCAAGTACCAGTGTGATTTGGTGTCTAAAAACGGGAATGATGTATATCGATATCCAAGTCCACTTCATGCTGTGGCTGTGCAGAGCCCTATGTTTCTCCTTTGTCTGTCGGGCAACCCtctgagggaagaggagaaactTGGTAGCCATGCCAGTGACATTGGGGGGACATCTGAGCTGGATGCAGTCAAGACAGATAATTCCTTACCATCTCCAAGCAGCTTGTGGCCTGCTCCCCATCCTTCATCCACTAAGAAAATGGATGGCTACATTCTGAGCCTGGTCCAGAAGAAAACACACCCGGTAAGGACCAACAAACCAAGAACAAGTGTAAATGCAGACCCCACCAAGGGACTCCTGAGGAATGGGAGCATTTGTGTCAGAATGACAGGAGGTGTCTCACAGGGCAGTAGTGGGAACCCAAAGAATTCTAAACTGACGCCTTTGCCCTCTGGTGGAGTCCCCTGTTTGGACAATGGGACATTCTCTCCTTTGAAACAGTGGTCAAAAGAATCAAAGGCAGAACAACTGGAAAGCAAGAAGTTGCCTCCACCGGAGAGCTGTTTGCCAGGGGCAGCTGCCACTGAACTTCAGAATAAACATCTGACCCCAAATGCCAAGACAACCTCCCAGGAACATGCTTGGTGTCCTACCACTGTGACAGGAGAGTCTCCTAAAGAAAGCAGTCAGATCTCAGGTGCCTTTTCCAAAGAGAGCCCTGGGAGAGTCCCCGCCTCACTGCAAGAGAACAAAGTTGTCCAGCCACTGAAAAAGGTGTCTCAGAAAAGCAGCCTGCAGGGTGTGGCCACCGCAGCGCCCCCTGCCGCCCAGTCCGCACTGTCGTCTTCATCTTTCCTGGTGGAAGAGCGGCCTGCCCTGGATTTCAAGAGCGAGGGCTCTTCTTCGCAGAGTCTGGAAGAAGGGCTTCTGGTGAAGGCCCAGTTCATTCCCGGGCAGCAGCAGTCGGGCACCAGGCCGCACCGGGCTACCCGAACCTCCGCCGCTGTCCCCAGGAGCTCGGCCCTCAAGCACCGAGCTCAGGCTCTCCATGGGCCTGAAGGCACACTGCCCACCGTGAGGGAGAAAACCCGTGCTGCTGGCAAGAAGTGCCGGTTCCCCAGCGACGTGGATACAAATAAGAAACTCAGGAAAGCCGCTCCCAAGGGGAGGAAGAGCGTAGGCGGCCAGGCGGAGGCGGCTCTCCCTGGCCGGCCGGCCGCAGCTGGCcacagggcagggagcagggcgcACGGCCACGTGCGGGAGGCGGTGGTGGCCAAGCCCAAGCACAAGCGAACGGACTCGCGGCGGTGGCGCTCGGCCGCGGAGATTTCCTATGAGGAGGCTCTGCGGAGAGCGCGGCGAGCCCGGCGTGAACATGTGGGCCTATACCCGGCCGCCGTGCCGCTGCCCTACACCAGCCCCTACGCCTACGTGGCCAGCGACTCCGAGTACTCGGCCGAGTGCGAGTCTCTCTTCCACTCCACCGTGGTGGACACCAGCGAGGATGAGCAGAGCAACTACACCACCAACTGTTTTGGGGACAGCGAGTCCAGTGTGAGTGAGGGGGAGTTCGTGGGGGAAAGCACCACCACCAGTGACTCCGAGGAGAGCGGGGGCTTAATTTGGTCCCAGTTTGTCCAGACTCTTCCTCTCCAGACGGTCACAGCTCCAGACCTTCACAACAACCCCACGAAAACCTTTGTCAAAATTAAGGCTTCACATAACCTCAAGAAGAAAATCCTCCGCTTTCGGTCTGGCTCTTTGAAATTGATGACCACAGTTTGA
- the DACT1 gene encoding dapper homolog 1 isoform X3, with protein sequence MKPSPAGTSRELEPQAPARGEQRAAEPEGRWRDKGEADTERQRTRERQEATLAGLAELEYLRQRQELLVRGALRGSPGVVAARAGELPGDSAQRSRLEEKFLEENILLLRKQLNCLRRRDAGLLSQLQELDKQISDLRLDVEKTSEEHLETDSRPSSDLIGWLEYKEGHCEDQASGTVCHSPSTPQFNLLDVITDVNPKYQCDLVSKNGNDVYRYPSPLHAVAVQSPMFLLCLSGNPLREEEKLGSHASDIGGTSELDAVKTDNSLPSPSSLWPAPHPSSTKKMDGYILSLVQKKTHPVRTNKPRTSVNADPTKGLLRNGSICVRMTGGVSQGSSGNPKNSKLTPLPSGGVPCLDNGTFSPLKQWSKESKAEQLESKKLPPPESCLPGAAATELQNKHLTPNAKTTSQEHAWCPTTVTGESPKESSQISGAFSKESPGRVPASLQENKVVQPLKKVSQKSSLQGVATAAPPAAQSALSSSSFLVEERPALDFKSEGSSSQSLEEGLLVKAQFIPGQQQSGTRPHRATRTSAAVPRSSALKHRAQALHGPEGTLPTVREKTRAAGKKCRFPSDVDTNKKLRKAAPKGRKSVGGQAEAALPGRPAAAGHRAGSRAHGHVREAVVAKPKHKRTDSRRWRSAAEISYEEALRRARRARREHVGLYPAAVPLPYTSPYAYVASDSEYSAECESLFHSTVVDTSEDEQSNYTTNCFGDSESSVSEGEFVGESTTTSDSEESGGLIWSQFVQTLPLQTVTAPDLHNNPTKTFVKIKASHNLKKKILRFRSGSLKLMTTV encoded by the exons ATGAAGCCGAGTCCGGCCGGGACTTCGAGGGAGCTGGAGCCGCAGGCGCCGGCCCGGGGCGAGCAGCGCGCGGCGGAGCCCGAGGGGCGCTGGCGGGACAAGGGCGAGGCGGACACGGAGCGGCAGCGCACCCGGGAGCGGCAGGAGGCCACGCTGGCCGGGCTGGCGGAGCTGGAGTACCTGCGGCAGCGCCAGGAGCTGCTGGTCCGGGGTGCCCTGCGTGGCTCCCCGGGGGTCGTCGCGGCTCGCGCGGGGGAGCTGCCCGGGGACTCGGCGCAGCGCAGCCGCCTGGAGGAGAAGTTCTTGGAGGAGAACATCTTGCTGCTGCGGAAGCAATTG AATTGTTTGAGGAGAAGAGATGCTGGTTTGTTGAGTCAGTTACAAGAACTCGACAAGCAGATAAGTGACCTGAGACTAGATGTAGAAAAGACATCTGAAGAGCACCTGGAGACAGACAGTCGTCCTAGCTCAG ATCTCATAGGATGGTTGGAATATAAAGAAGGTCACTGTGAAGACCAGGCCTCAGGGACAGTTTGCCATTCCCCCTCCACACCACAATTTAATCTCCTTGATGTCATTACAGATGTGAACCCCAAGTACCAGTGTGATTTGGTGTCTAAAAACGGGAATGATGTATATCGATATCCAAGTCCACTTCATGCTGTGGCTGTGCAGAGCCCTATGTTTCTCCTTTGTCTGTCGGGCAACCCtctgagggaagaggagaaactTGGTAGCCATGCCAGTGACATTGGGGGGACATCTGAGCTGGATGCAGTCAAGACAGATAATTCCTTACCATCTCCAAGCAGCTTGTGGCCTGCTCCCCATCCTTCATCCACTAAGAAAATGGATGGCTACATTCTGAGCCTGGTCCAGAAGAAAACACACCCGGTAAGGACCAACAAACCAAGAACAAGTGTAAATGCAGACCCCACCAAGGGACTCCTGAGGAATGGGAGCATTTGTGTCAGAATGACAGGAGGTGTCTCACAGGGCAGTAGTGGGAACCCAAAGAATTCTAAACTGACGCCTTTGCCCTCTGGTGGAGTCCCCTGTTTGGACAATGGGACATTCTCTCCTTTGAAACAGTGGTCAAAAGAATCAAAGGCAGAACAACTGGAAAGCAAGAAGTTGCCTCCACCGGAGAGCTGTTTGCCAGGGGCAGCTGCCACTGAACTTCAGAATAAACATCTGACCCCAAATGCCAAGACAACCTCCCAGGAACATGCTTGGTGTCCTACCACTGTGACAGGAGAGTCTCCTAAAGAAAGCAGTCAGATCTCAGGTGCCTTTTCCAAAGAGAGCCCTGGGAGAGTCCCCGCCTCACTGCAAGAGAACAAAGTTGTCCAGCCACTGAAAAAGGTGTCTCAGAAAAGCAGCCTGCAGGGTGTGGCCACCGCAGCGCCCCCTGCCGCCCAGTCCGCACTGTCGTCTTCATCTTTCCTGGTGGAAGAGCGGCCTGCCCTGGATTTCAAGAGCGAGGGCTCTTCTTCGCAGAGTCTGGAAGAAGGGCTTCTGGTGAAGGCCCAGTTCATTCCCGGGCAGCAGCAGTCGGGCACCAGGCCGCACCGGGCTACCCGAACCTCCGCCGCTGTCCCCAGGAGCTCGGCCCTCAAGCACCGAGCTCAGGCTCTCCATGGGCCTGAAGGCACACTGCCCACCGTGAGGGAGAAAACCCGTGCTGCTGGCAAGAAGTGCCGGTTCCCCAGCGACGTGGATACAAATAAGAAACTCAGGAAAGCCGCTCCCAAGGGGAGGAAGAGCGTAGGCGGCCAGGCGGAGGCGGCTCTCCCTGGCCGGCCGGCCGCAGCTGGCcacagggcagggagcagggcgcACGGCCACGTGCGGGAGGCGGTGGTGGCCAAGCCCAAGCACAAGCGAACGGACTCGCGGCGGTGGCGCTCGGCCGCGGAGATTTCCTATGAGGAGGCTCTGCGGAGAGCGCGGCGAGCCCGGCGTGAACATGTGGGCCTATACCCGGCCGCCGTGCCGCTGCCCTACACCAGCCCCTACGCCTACGTGGCCAGCGACTCCGAGTACTCGGCCGAGTGCGAGTCTCTCTTCCACTCCACCGTGGTGGACACCAGCGAGGATGAGCAGAGCAACTACACCACCAACTGTTTTGGGGACAGCGAGTCCAGTGTGAGTGAGGGGGAGTTCGTGGGGGAAAGCACCACCACCAGTGACTCCGAGGAGAGCGGGGGCTTAATTTGGTCCCAGTTTGTCCAGACTCTTCCTCTCCAGACGGTCACAGCTCCAGACCTTCACAACAACCCCACGAAAACCTTTGTCAAAATTAAGGCTTCACATAACCTCAAGAAGAAAATCCTCCGCTTTCGGTCTGGCTCTTTGAAATTGATGACCACAGTTTGA